The DNA segment CTCCCCGCGCGGGAGCGTGGGTTGAAACGCCTTCACCCGGCCCGCGGTGGACAGGAGATCCGCGTCGCTCCCCGCGCGGGAGCGTGGGTTGAAACCTGCTCATGAGGAGGCTTGGCATTGACCGCAAGCGCGTCGCTCCCCGCGCGGGAGCGTGGGTTGAAACTCGTTTCCCGCGGCGGTAAAGGCAGCTCTGGGGGTGTCGCTCCCCGCGCGGGAGCGTGGGTTGAAACCGGGCGCCGCGGGCCAAAGGGCACTGGCAGGTCCAGTCGCTCCCCGCGCGGGAGCGTGGGTTGAAACCTCAGCGATATCCAGGCGGGTGTGATCTCGACGGTCGCTCCCCGCGCGGGAGCGTGGGTTGAAACGTTGGGTTGGAAATTTCCAACCCATAGCTGAGCTAAGGTCGCTCCCCGCACGGCGGCGTGGATCAAACCGTGGGACGACCTGCAAATTCCAAGCGCCCGAATCGTTCCCCGCGCGAGCCTCGATGGACGCGCAATCGTTGCTTATACCCACCTCAACGCATGATCGCGGCGTTCCACTCGTTCCCCCCGGCGCCCGGATCAAAAGCGGCGCAGGGCCTCCGCCAGCTCACGGGCGACGTACCCTCCGCCAGCATCGCGAGCCGATCGCGGAACCGTCCCCATCTCGAGCGCCCAGACGGCTATCGACCCCCCTCCGCCCTTCGCCAGGCAACCGCACCCACCACACCCGCCGTCCGCAACAAAACCCTGGCGCCCGTCCGCTTGAAGCCACATTGTAGTCGCAGATCGCCGGCAGCGCGCAGGTAGGCGCTGCCGGCCGCGCCTCCCAGCCTCGGCTCCGCTGCCCTGCCAGGGGCCACCAACCTTCCCCTCGTACGTCGATTCTGCCACCTAGCGGTCACTTCGAATCCGGTCATACCGGAGCATAAGCGGCTGCGGCGAGCTCTCCGGAATCCCATCCTTCCGCGGGGCCGCAGCTGACATCCATTCACCCCGTCCCCTTCATGGAGCATGGCCAACCTCCTTTTCGTCGTGCACGGCATGGGCATTCACCACCCGCCCGGCACCGGTGACGACGCCCAGCACGACTGGTGCTACGACATCCAGGAAAAGCTCGATGAGATCGCCAGTCATTACGAGGGATTCGATATGGCGGATTTCCGCTTCTCGAAGCAGGTGGAGATCGTCCCCATCACCTACGACGAGCCGTTCCGGAATCTCCTGGCAGGCTGGAATCGCGAAGCGGCGGAGCTGCAGAAGACAATCGCCGAGGAGGGTATCAAGCAGGCACCCAGCGTCATCGATTGGCTCGCGCAGGTCGATGGTCAGGCCCAGGAGACCTTTTTCTGGTCGCATGTGGTCGACGTGCTGCTCTACGAGTTCTTCAACCAGGTAGCCAAGCAGATCCGGCTACGGGTGATCGACCAGATCCTCGACGCGATCGCCGCAGCTCGGGCTAAGAGCCCCGTCCTGTACGTCACATTTCTAGCGCATAGTCTGGGAACGGCAGTGCTACACGACAGCCTGGCGCTGCTCAGTACGCAGACGCGTGCCTCCGCTCTGGAGGGCCCGGGCTTTCGCTTCAACGCCCTCTTCATGATGGCCAACGTCAGCCGCATTCTGGAGGATGAGATCGATCCGCTGCGCGTCTACAGATCGGTGGTGTGCCCGCCGAACGCGATGAACCGGCCACGTTACTTCAACAACTACTGGAATGTCCGTCATCGCCTCGACCCGATACCGGCCGTGCGGCCGTTCGGTCCTGTGGACTGGAACAGTCAGTACTACCGAGACATTCGGCTCCAGAACATCAGCCGGTTCAACGTTCACAGCTTCACCCACTACCTCGAGGATCCGGAGGTCCATCGCCCCCTGATCTCGTTCGCGGCTGGACGGAGCTCCCTGGTCCCCAAGGGGGAGCCCTACCGTCCGCCGACGCTGCCCTGCTTACAAGTGATGCAGGAATTCGAGCGCGATGCGCGCGCGCTGATGGCCATGGTCCAGGGTCAAACGACGCCCTTCGAGCTGATAAAGGCCGCCACGCAGTTCCTCGCCCTCGCCGAGAAGGCGAAGACGGCCTGCGGCCGCGACTCCCTCGACACCTGACGGAAGGTCTCCATGCGCGCGACGTCCACGATCGTCAGCCTGGCGGCTATCGCGCTGATTGCCGTAGCCCCGTTCCGGCTCGAAGCGCAGGCGACAGGGATTGATCTCATCTGCAGAAATGTCGACCAGACACGCCCTGACCAGTTCGGCCTCCCCGAGTCGTCCCCTATATCCAAGCTCCACCCGGTCAACGCGCGCGCCCGGCTGGACTCGCTGGCGAGGGACGGCCGATGGCGGGAAGCCGGGGATTCGCTCAGGACATGGTTTCGGCAGAGCACTGAAGGGCTCGGGCGGGCTGACACGGTCCAGTTGCTCGCTCAGTTGGACACGCTGATCCTGCTGATGGATGGAGCGACGCCCGAACGCGTCGACGATGCCGACGTGCTACTCGCCCCGGGAGCGGTCCTGGACTTCAACCCACAGCTCGCTGAAGGGGTTGGCTACCGCATCTTCGCGGCTACGCCTGCAGAAATCACCATCACTGAGGCGGATCCGATCGCGGTGCAGCAGGCGTTCTGCTGGACGGCCTTCTCGGCAAGCGACCTCCTGGGTCGGTACCGCGCGCCGGCGTTCCGAGCCCTGCAGCAGCGAATCAAGACTGCTCTCGCGCTCTGGGAGAGATACAACGAGAGCGGACGCTCTCAGTACCCCTGGGAGCTGTGGCTCAACGGGCTCGGCGGTGATGCGCTCGACATTCATCCCCCTCGGCGGCAGTTCATCCTCTTCCACCCGTGGGTCGGGATAGAGGCAACGGGGCTGGACGATGCGCGGCTGGACGATCTCGGCTCCGTGGTTCGCTCTACCGTAGTCCCGGTTGATCTGCTCGGATTCGTCAGGTATGACCAGACATACACCCGATACTGGGGTGCTTCGGTGACGCTGGCTCTCGGGGAGGACCGCACGCGCGGCGGAATCTCTCTGCACCTGTCGAACGGAATCAGCTTCGGCCCTACCTGGTCTCGCGTCGGTGCGCCCGACGGGCTGCTATTCTCGATTGACTTCTATGACCGTCTCGCCGGCATCCCCGCGACCCAGCAGGCAGTCGTGGAGAAGCTGCGGAACGCCGCCACCGCCGCGCTCGGCGGGTCCGGAGGCATGCCGTAGATAGGCGGCGGTTCGGTCATCACGCTCCGCGCTCACCACATTCAGGCGCGCTGTTTTCCGTCCCCGTAGAGGTCGTCCGCCATCGTCGGCAGGGAGCAAGCAATGTTCGGATCCGAGATTCTGGAGGTCGCGATCGGCGTGACCTTCGTGTTCCTTCTGGTGAGCGTCATCTGCGCCGCCGTCCGGGAGGGAATCGAGGGTTGGCTGAAGACCCGTGCCGCGTACCTGGAGTTCGGTATCCGGGAGCTGCTGCACGACCGGAGGGGAATGGGTCTCGCCGGAAGCTTCTTCAATCACCCTCTCATCTACGGGCTCTACTCGGGCGAATATCCCGGGGCTCTTTCCGCCGGGCGTCCGTCGATTCTCGCGAGAGGCGTCGAGCTGCCATCCTACATTCCCTCCAGGAACTTTGCGCTCGCATTGATGGATCTCGTTGCGCGCGGGCCGACTGACGAGACCTCGCCCAACGCGTCTGCCACTGCGTCCATTTCCCTCGACAGCATCCGCGCCAATGTTCTGCAGATCGACAACCCCCCCGTGCAGCGAATGCTGCTGGTGGCTCTCGACGCCGCGCAGAACGATCTGGGCCGCTTCCAGGCGATCATCGAGGATCTATTCGACAGCGCAATGGACCGCATATCGGGCATGTATAAGCGGTCGACGCAGTGGATCATCTTCGCGATCGGGTTCTTCGCGGCCGTACTGCTGAACATCAATGCGATTGCGATCGCCCAGTACCTCTACCGCAACGATACGACGCGCAGTGTGATCGTGGCCGCCGCTGAGGGGGCATCGCAGGATACGGGCTTCCTGCAGCGCAGCTATGCGCAGGCGAGGCAGGATCTGGCCGCTCTCCGCCTGCCGATCGGTTGGGAGGGCGTGGACTTTGGCTGGCCAGGAACGGAGCGGGTCGTATCCAGGCGAACTGGCGGCGGGACGGAGGAGGTCACCCTGAGACGCGACTGGTGGAGCTACGTTTTCTCGCCGTTGCTCGGGTGGTTGCTGACGGCCCTCGCGGCGACGCTAGGGGCTCCCTTCTGGTTCGACGTGCTCAACAAGTTCATGGTCATTCGCTCCACCGTGAAGCCGCACGAAAAGAGCCCTGAGGAGGCCTCCGAAGACCGGCAGCTGTTCGACACGCGCCGAATCACCCTCAGGTCCGAGGCGGAGAGGCCCACCGTGACACCCACGGCGAGCGGAGCAACGCCGGTCTCGCCAATCCCATCGCCTTCGGACCTCACAGCAGCTTCCACAGTCACACCAGCTTTCGTACGCCAACCAGCATTCGTGCGCGAACCAGCATCCGTACGTGCATCAGCGGACGCAGACATCCCAACGGAGTCCGACGACGATGCGCTCGACGGGTGCGACGTGGAGGTCATCGAGGCGACGCCCGACGAGGAGCTGCCCGCTGCGGAAGGAGGGGTTGCCTGAGATGCCCTACTCTCTGAGGTGGCTGCCGCAAGTGCTCAAGGATGCCGGTCTGAAGGTCGCGGTGGTGGATGGGTGGGAGAACCGCGGCCACGGGGACGTTGGGACGATCGCGGGCGTGATATGTCACCACACCGCGGGGCCAAGGCGTGGGAACATGCCCAGCCTGGGTATCCTCAAGAACGGCAGACGGGATCTCCCCGGCCCGCTTGCCCAATTGGGACTGGGACGGGATGGCACCTTCTACGTGGTCGCTGCCGGCAGGTGCTACCATGCCGGCAGCGGAGTCTGGCAGGGGATCACCACCGGTAACAGCAGCTTCATCGGCATCGAGGCGGAGAATACGGGCGGCGCCGATGACTTCCCCTGGCCGAGCGTGCAACTCGAGGCGTATCAGCGCGGGGTGGCCGCCATTCTGAAGAGAATCGGGCGGAGTGCCCACCATTGCGCCGGGCACCGCGAGTACGCGACGCCGAGCGGCCGCAAGATCGACCCGAGCTTCGACATGGAGGCGTTCCGCTCGTCAGTCGCCGCGATCCTGGCGGACGAGGCCCCGCCCCCAGTGCTCATCCCCGCGAGCGATGCCCAGGGGCGACCGACGCTCCGGCGCGGGGCTGCGGGGCCGCTCGTGGGCGCCCTGCAGGAGAAGCTGGGGGTGACTGGCCCGGACGTCTTCGGCCCCAGGACGGAGGCGGCCGTCCGGGAGTTCCAGCGGGCCCATGGACTCGTTCCGGATGGAATCGTCGGACCCCGGACCTGGACTGAGCTCGATCAGGTGGAGGAGGCCCCTCCGGGCCCGGCTGCACCGCCTGCAACCCCGAGCCTGCTCACCCAGGATCAATCGCTCGCGTGGGGGGCAAAGGTCAACGACGAGTTCCGGGAGAAGGTCAGAGCGATCGCGGGACAGATCGGATGCAGTCCCAACGATCTGATGGCCTGCATGGCCTTCGAAACGGGAGAATCGTTCGACCCGGCCGAGCGGAATCCGAAGAGCGGCGCGACCGGGTTGATCCAGTTCATGCCGGACACCGCCAGTCGGTTAGGAACGACGACCGGGGCGCTGTCGCAGATGGACGCAGTGACCCAACTGGACTACGTCGCCCGCTACTTCCTGTGGTTTTCCGGCGTGAGGACGCTGAAGGACGTGTACATGGCGATTCTCTGGCCGCGCGCCATCGGCAAGCCGGACGACTACCTTCTCTTCGCGAAGCCGTCGGTTCAGTACCGGCAGAACCGCGGGCTCGATGTGGACAAAGATGGCCGCATCACCAAATGGGAGGCGGTCGCCGCCGTCAGGGACAAGCTCAGGAAGGGTCTGCAGCCTCCCTTTGTCGCATGAATCACCGGCGCTTACTCCCCCCCCGACTGTCTGGCTACCCCCCGCGCGCTCCTCTGTCTCCTCCTTACAGAGGCTCGATCCGCGGTCGCTATGCTATGATCGAGCGTATCGGGCGCGCTCCGTCGTCGTGCACACCGCCATGCACCTCGCCGCGGTGAGGCACGCCTACGAGAGCGTGGAACGCCGCGGGCATCCGCGACCAGGCGCGATCTGGGCGACCAGCGGGCTCGCCGGCGAGGCATCCGTGGGAAGCTTCGTCGCTGGCTTCGTCGCCTTCTACTTCCTGGCCCTTCCCGCCTACCGCGTGCTCCTGTCTGGCTGCACGAGCGGCCATCGAGTTCGACTGCGATGCCCGCGTCCTGCGCGGAGGGCACGACGTCGGCCGCTACGCCCGGCTCCTGGTCGAGATCGGCGCACGCAGGTTGATCCCGTCCGTGGCGTTCGCCGCCTTTTCCGAATCGACCTCCCTTCTGGAGAGAAGGATCCGAACCATGCTGACTCCCCGGAGCCGGCGCTCGAATTCCGCGCTCGCCGTCTCGTTCGGGCTGGCGCTGGCGCTGCTCGTCGTCGCGTGTGAGGCGCCGCTCCCTCATTGCCGCCGATCGGGAGGCAGTCATTGGCGGAGGCCGAGAAGGACGTTCAGTCGCACGAGATCAGTCCGGACGCCGAAGTGGCGATCGAGCGGATCACAACGGCGGCAGCCATGGACTCCTTCCCCGATTCGATCATCCTGGAAGTGAAACCCGGGCCGACCTTCCTTCTGAATGGCATCGAAGTGCCGCGTGAGGAACTCTCGGCGTTCATTGCCGAGATCTACGCACCGCGATCGCGAAAGGTGCTCTTCGCGCGAAATGATGCGGAGCGTTCGGATGCCGTTTTCGAGGCGGCGATCGAGGCTGCTCGTGATGGTCTCGAGGAAGCCATCGCTTCCATCGAGCCACGATACAGGCCTGGCAGTGGTGAATACGTAGGTATCAAAGTGATCGACCCGGCGGCGCGCTGACGGCGCCGGGTCACTTGCTTCGACATCTTTCCACCCGCGGCTCCAGGTCCCATCCTGAATGCGACCGTAGTGACTTGCGGAACGCATTGACGTGAAGGACCTGAAATGAGTCGAGAGGATCCGGAAACTCGATCCGGGCGCCGAGGACGACCTCCTCGGTTGCGGGCTGCGTGAGACCTCCGCCGTGGGCTGATGCCGAATCCACGCAGCGCCGATAAGAAGTCGGAGAGGCTCAGGTATGCCTACCGGGTGCTCGGCTGGCGGGCGCGGAGCACCTGGAGCCACTTCGTCCGTCGGTTCAACCGGCTGGAGCTGAGTGAGAACGCAATCCTGTTCGGCTTCGCCGTGGCGATTGGCGCGGCGACTGCCCTGGGCGTCGTGGGCTTCTATCGGCTGATCGACCTCGCCTATCTCGCTTTCTACAACTGGCCGGCGAACTACTTCCCGCACCCGGTCTTCCTGGCGTACCGGCCGCTGGTCACGGGCGCGGGCCTCGCCGTGGCGTCCCTGATCATGGCCCGCATCGGGCGAGGACACGACGGCCTGAACGTGCCGGATGTGCAGCGCGCGGTGGCGCGCGAGGGTGGACGGCTCCCGCCGCGACCGGCGCTGGCGCGCACGGTCGCCAGCGCCGTCACGCTCGGGAGCGGCGGCTCCGCGGGCAGCGAGGGGCCGGTGGCCGTGCTCGGCTCGGCGCTGGGGTCGCTGCTGGGACAGGGATTCCGCTTCGACCCGGCGCGGGTGAGAGTCCTGGTGGCGGCAGGCGCCGCGGCGGGAATCTCGGCGGCGTTCAATGCCCCGCTCGCTGGAGCCTTCTTCGCGCTCGAGGAGATCCTCGGCTCGCTGGCCGTGGCCGCGTTCCCGGCGGTGGTGGTCAGCAGCGTCGTCTCGGCGGTGGTGTCGCGCGCCTTCCTCGGCAACCATCCTGCCTTCCCCATCCCGGTCGAGTACGGATATCAGCTCACCCGGGAGCTCTTCCTCTTCTATCCTCTTCTGGGCGTGGTCGCCGGGCTGGTCGCGGTTGCCTACGTGCGGACATACTTCGGCATGGAGTCGGTCGCCGCGCGGCTTCCGATGCCTCGCGGGCTGCTGCCGTGGATCGGCGGTGCGGCGGTGGGGGCGCTGGTGTTTGCCTCGGGGGGCCTCCTGGTCGGCTTCGGGCACCTGGCCGTCCGGCTCGAGGTGTTCGGCGGGATGCCCTGGTTCCTCCTGGCGCTGCTGGTAGTGGGGAAGATCCTGGCCACCTCCATCACGCTCAACTTCGGGGGCTCCGGCG comes from the Longimicrobiaceae bacterium genome and includes:
- a CDS encoding chloride channel protein, translated to MPNPRSADKKSERLRYAYRVLGWRARSTWSHFVRRFNRLELSENAILFGFAVAIGAATALGVVGFYRLIDLAYLAFYNWPANYFPHPVFLAYRPLVTGAGLAVASLIMARIGRGHDGLNVPDVQRAVAREGGRLPPRPALARTVASAVTLGSGGSAGSEGPVAVLGSALGSLLGQGFRFDPARVRVLVAAGAAAGISAAFNAPLAGAFFALEEILGSLAVAAFPAVVVSSVVSAVVSRAFLGNHPAFPIPVEYGYQLTRELFLFYPLLGVVAGLVAVAYVRTYFGMESVAARLPMPRGLLPWIGGAAVGALVFASGGLLVGFGHLAVRLEVFGGMPWFLLALLVVGKILATSITLNFGGSGGVFTPSLYMGAAAGGAVGVALVQLFPGLGLRPEPYALVGMGAVVAAATGAPLTGILIVFEMTNDYAIMPPLMVATVIAYTVARRLQPDNLYSGWLRRRGESIEQGSDRDILARLRVADALDPNPQVIGERATVLELLDQLDRAAQTEFPVIDAERRFVGIVPIGELGRMARDVQNLDPVIVAADLACDCETIAPDASLLEAMHKLGVRGASVLPVVEPGTGRLLGLVTRANIISLYERSAAAAAAGEAERGQHPA
- a CDS encoding N-acetylmuramoyl-L-alanine amidase; this encodes MPYSLRWLPQVLKDAGLKVAVVDGWENRGHGDVGTIAGVICHHTAGPRRGNMPSLGILKNGRRDLPGPLAQLGLGRDGTFYVVAAGRCYHAGSGVWQGITTGNSSFIGIEAENTGGADDFPWPSVQLEAYQRGVAAILKRIGRSAHHCAGHREYATPSGRKIDPSFDMEAFRSSVAAILADEAPPPVLIPASDAQGRPTLRRGAAGPLVGALQEKLGVTGPDVFGPRTEAAVREFQRAHGLVPDGIVGPRTWTELDQVEEAPPGPAAPPATPSLLTQDQSLAWGAKVNDEFREKVRAIAGQIGCSPNDLMACMAFETGESFDPAERNPKSGATGLIQFMPDTASRLGTTTGALSQMDAVTQLDYVARYFLWFSGVRTLKDVYMAILWPRAIGKPDDYLLFAKPSVQYRQNRGLDVDKDGRITKWEAVAAVRDKLRKGLQPPFVA